CTAACTTAAAAAATCACATTCGTTTTTTAATTAGACATTCAAGGCTGTTTAAAAAAATAGTCTTCTTTTTTCATGGACATGAAGTTCTAAGAAAAAAGAACTATTATAACGATAGGTTTAAATTTACTCCGAACCCAAACAACAAAACTTTTAATTTAAAAGGTCTAATAAATTCTTTGATTGGAGATCTTTATGACCTCCTAAAATTAAAGTTTTTAAGGCTTTATTTTAAGAAATTGATTAATGGCGGTCAGGGATACTTCGTTTCAGTTAGCGATTGGATGTATTCTGAATTAAAAAACAACTTACGGGTTAACGATTCATTTTTTGGAAACAAACATAGAATCATACACAATTGCGCAAACTCCGTTTTTCAAGAGTTTACTTATAAAAAACCTGAACGTCCGGAGGCAGATTTCATTACTATCAGGCCTTTTGACAGCCCCAAATATTGTTTAGACATAGTATTTCGGTTGGCGCAAATATATCCTGAATATAAATTCCATGTTTACGGCTCTGGAAATTTTTTCGAATTGAACAAACCTCCTCAAAATCTGAAATTCTTTATCAAAGATTTTAGTCAGAAAGAAATGCCAGAACTGCTGAACAATTATCGTTTCGCTCTAATGCCCACCCGTCTGGATTCACAAGGCGTCATGGTGTGCGAAATGGCCACTTATGGAATGCCTGTTATCACTTCTAACATATCCATTGCTAAAGAAATGCTTTCTGATTTTAACCGGGTTTATTTTCTGGATAACGAAAGACCAAGGCTTGATGCTAATTTACTTTCACAGACAGAAAATCAAGAAGCGAAATCAAATCAAAAATTCAGTCTCAAGTATACTATTGGCGCAGAACTAGATTTTTTCATGGAGCTGGTTCATGAAAAACCTTAGGGTTTTAATTGTTACGAACAGCATTGTTGAATCCGACCCTCGCGTTTTAAGGCAAATTCAATGGTTAAAGTCTTTTTCTACAATCAGTTTGTTAGAGTATGGAAAGTATGCCGAAGATAATGTCCGATCAAATCTTCTAGAAAAGAAAGGTTTTACCCTTTTTTCTAAAATACTTTTTTTCATAATGAGCGTGGGAAATTTATTCGGGTTTTGCCTTCGTCATGATCCTAAATTTATTGCAGCCAAAAATGCTTTCAATTCATTAGCTGAAAAGAATTTTGATATTGTTATAGTTAATGATTTAGCAAATCTTCCTGCCGCAGTTATGCATTTCACCAACGCCAAAATAATTTTTGACTCCCACGAATATTATCCGGATCAGTTTAATACCTTTAAATTTAAGGTGATATTTAAACCCTATTATAAATGGATAGCTAGGAAGTTCATTTCTCAGGCTGACATGTTTCTTACAGTATCCGAGGGTATCGCCGATGAATATTTCAAGGACTGCCGTACCCGCGCGAAAGTTATATATAATGCTCCGGAATTTAAAAAAATTTCTTCAAGTATTCCCGTTGCGCAAGACCCAATAAAAATGGTTCATCATGGCGCCGCCATTAGACTTAGAAAACTGGAAATTATGATCGAAGTCGGCAGAGAGCTCGGGGAACACTATTCGCTTGATCTTATGTTAACGGAAAACGAGCCGGAGTATTATCAGGAACTTAAGAAGCTTTGTTTGGACTTACCCAATGTAAATATTGTGCCTCCAGTCCCCACTAAATCTATTGTTGCGAATTTGGCTAAGTACGATTTGGGTATTTTTATTCTTCCACCGGTTACAAAAAATTATCTGTATACTTTGCCCAATAAGTTTTTTGAATTTATGCAAGCGGGCCTGGGAATAGTCATTGGGCCTTCGCCTGAGATGCAGAGGCTGGGTAAAAAAATAGGCAACACGATCGTAGCTGAAAGTTTTCAAGTTTTGACTGTAGTTAATGCGATCAAAACCTTAAATACGTCGAACATCCTTGAAATGAAAAAAGCCTCCCTCGTCGCAGCGCCTGAATACTGCGCCGAAAAGGAGGGCGAGAAATTCATTAGGCAGGTTCAGAGTCTTTTTGATAAGTGAAAGACTTCACAGCATACAAAATTAATACGAAATAAACGACATAAGTCAGCGATTGAACAATGGATAAACCCCAATAAAGAGCGATCGGGTTCTTTCCACTGGAAGCAAAGAAAAAAGCGGACAAAGTTATAAGGTTAAAAAGGTCGTAGATCATTTTAAGTCTGATCTTTTTAGTCAGGATCAAAATGTGTGAGAACGGCACCACCAGGTAAGCTCCAAACATCCAAATAGACAGAATCTGGACAACCTGTCCTCCACCGCTCCAAGCGCTGCCAAAAATAATTGGAAATGCATACGGAGAAACAATGGCTATTAAAAGGTATCCAGAAATTCCCAAAAGAAAATCTCTAAGAGCCCACTTTTTCAAAAATTGAAGCAACTCCTTCGGTTGACCATTTCGAATGAACTCTGAAATTTTTGAATTATAAAAGTCTGACTTAGCAGTTCCTAAATGGACAACGGGAAGAGATACAATTCTATACGCAATTGCGAACAGGCCTAACTGAGCCACACCTAATCGAGAACTAATAATATAAGAAGGCAGGGCACTGCCTATAGAATTCAAAAATGTTGAAACTTGAGAATCCCGAAGGAAAGCTTGGTTTTTGGTATAAAAGTCTTTGGCGGCCTTAAATGAAAATCCAAAACTGAGCTTTAAGTTTCTCCTTAGAAAAAAAAGAGTCACTAAGTTGCCCAGCGCATCCCCCGCTAGTAACCCTAATGAACCGATACCGGAAAAGCTTAACTTTCCAACAGCAGAAAATGCTGAGTTTAAAAACGAAGAAATTCCAACTTGTTTATAGAAAAAATTTCTTAACGCAAGAATGCGAATCAGTCTATAGCCACTTGCAATGGCCATAGCGGGAATCAAAAAAAGAAACAGACTGTAAGAAACAGATTCATACCTTAAGACTTCAAGATATCGCATTGAAATGGCAACGCCGAATCCTATTACTCCAATAACCAGCGCACTCAACAGTGCAAATGAAAACAAACCTGTATAACTTTGTTCTGACTCAACTACAGCTAGTCTGTCCGCCTGAAAAAATGCTAACGATGAAACAATGCCAAGCAGAACGCTTATAAGTGCTACTTCCCCGAACTGACCAGGAGAGTATAACCGCGTGATAAAAGGCAAGGCGATCACAGAAATTATCTGACCGCCACCTGATCCAACTACAAGTTTGAAAATTGGATGACTGGATATTTTTTTAAGCATCTATTTCAGATGTTTATTACTTTGCATATCAAACCACATCGCAAAAAACAGAGAGTTCAAGGTCGTTGTGATACAGAATAATAAAGTCAAAAATGAAATTTGAGGTATTGAACCTTGCTCAGCCCACAAATAAACGAGTCTGACAAAGAATGCTATCGTGACAGGTATCATTCCCAAGCCCAGCGCATAGAAAAAGACCAGAGGATGGAAGTCCCGCAAGATATATTTTTCTTTAAGTCTATAGCAGAAAAGTTTTAACAGTAACCAGCTGATCGTAAAAACAGCGCGACGTATTTTAAGTTTGGATTTTTCACCTACGTTGTAAACTGGACGAGTGATTACATCACGTACTCTAAAATTGTGGATGTTAAGTTTTACGATCAGATCGTTTGGCTGACCATAGCGCTTATACATTGAATCCCAGTCAATGACCATTAGGGCTTCGCGATTGATAGCTGTATAGCCAGTTTGAGAGTCAGAAATATGCCAATAACCGGAAGCGATTTTGGTAAGCAATGATAAAACAGAATTACCAAAGAGACGAATAGTTGGGATTTCTTTTACCGCGCCAGGAGAAAGTAAACGGTTGGCTTTTGAATAATCGCATTCCCCGTTTACAACCGGATCTAAGATTGCAGGTAAATCTTTGGGATCCATCTGACCGTCGCCGGCCATGACTACTGATACGTCAATATTATTATCCCGAGACCATTTATAACCACTCGCGATCGCGCCGCCCACACCCTGATTGACTTCATGTCTTATAAGGACAACTTTGTCGGATTTTGCGACATATTCATTAACCACATCAGACATTCCGTCGCTGGAGC
This is a stretch of genomic DNA from Bdellovibrio reynosensis. It encodes these proteins:
- a CDS encoding glycosyltransferase; the protein is MTILILAEAYPSINSKAMSYVHSRSLYYKSLGHDVTVINFKAHQKYTYEGILVIPEADFSNKQNYEIVCAHAPNLKNHIRFLIRHSRLFKKIVFFFHGHEVLRKKNYYNDRFKFTPNPNNKTFNLKGLINSLIGDLYDLLKLKFLRLYFKKLINGGQGYFVSVSDWMYSELKNNLRVNDSFFGNKHRIIHNCANSVFQEFTYKKPERPEADFITIRPFDSPKYCLDIVFRLAQIYPEYKFHVYGSGNFFELNKPPQNLKFFIKDFSQKEMPELLNNYRFALMPTRLDSQGVMVCEMATYGMPVITSNISIAKEMLSDFNRVYFLDNERPRLDANLLSQTENQEAKSNQKFSLKYTIGAELDFFMELVHEKP
- a CDS encoding glycosyltransferase — translated: MKNLRVLIVTNSIVESDPRVLRQIQWLKSFSTISLLEYGKYAEDNVRSNLLEKKGFTLFSKILFFIMSVGNLFGFCLRHDPKFIAAKNAFNSLAEKNFDIVIVNDLANLPAAVMHFTNAKIIFDSHEYYPDQFNTFKFKVIFKPYYKWIARKFISQADMFLTVSEGIADEYFKDCRTRAKVIYNAPEFKKISSSIPVAQDPIKMVHHGAAIRLRKLEIMIEVGRELGEHYSLDLMLTENEPEYYQELKKLCLDLPNVNIVPPVPTKSIVANLAKYDLGIFILPPVTKNYLYTLPNKFFEFMQAGLGIVIGPSPEMQRLGKKIGNTIVAESFQVLTVVNAIKTLNTSNILEMKKASLVAAPEYCAEKEGEKFIRQVQSLFDK
- a CDS encoding lipopolysaccharide biosynthesis protein, with translation MLKKISSHPIFKLVVGSGGGQIISVIALPFITRLYSPGQFGEVALISVLLGIVSSLAFFQADRLAVVESEQSYTGLFSFALLSALVIGVIGFGVAISMRYLEVLRYESVSYSLFLFLIPAMAIASGYRLIRILALRNFFYKQVGISSFLNSAFSAVGKLSFSGIGSLGLLAGDALGNLVTLFFLRRNLKLSFGFSFKAAKDFYTKNQAFLRDSQVSTFLNSIGSALPSYIISSRLGVAQLGLFAIAYRIVSLPVVHLGTAKSDFYNSKISEFIRNGQPKELLQFLKKWALRDFLLGISGYLLIAIVSPYAFPIIFGSAWSGGGQVVQILSIWMFGAYLVVPFSHILILTKKIRLKMIYDLFNLITLSAFFFASSGKNPIALYWGLSIVQSLTYVVYFVLILYAVKSFTYQKDSEPA
- a CDS encoding glycosyltransferase family 2 protein, translating into MYKNKIISVVVPAFNERVQIRKVIETMPEFIDKIIIIDDCSSDGMSDVVNEYVAKSDKVVLIRHEVNQGVGGAIASGYKWSRDNNIDVSVVMAGDGQMDPKDLPAILDPVVNGECDYSKANRLLSPGAVKEIPTIRLFGNSVLSLLTKIASGYWHISDSQTGYTAINREALMVIDWDSMYKRYGQPNDLIVKLNIHNFRVRDVITRPVYNVGEKSKLKIRRAVFTISWLLLKLFCYRLKEKYILRDFHPLVFFYALGLGMIPVTIAFFVRLVYLWAEQGSIPQISFLTLLFCITTTLNSLFFAMWFDMQSNKHLK